Proteins co-encoded in one Clostridioides difficile genomic window:
- a CDS encoding baseplate J/gp47 family protein yields the protein MYNGQSFSVLNNRTLNNINLPLYKGQGSSLYNIVSPINSELAQLYIELSYIHKRVFIQDNFDDFLDRRVNEFGVYRKLGTEAIGEVTFEGKMGTQIPNGTIISHSDLLFVVIKDITIDEDSKLNVSPIQALEVGIKYNLSANTEFKFIEEINGVTKIYNELGLKGGTEIETDEELKERFYKIQKNQATSGNKAHYQSWALEVEGVYNAKVIPRWDGPGTIKILIYGQNNQSVDNEVLQRCIEHVKEEKPIGPTVTIVTPSTFDITISATLTLENGYDIESIKVVFLDIINSYLIENSREIIYIKIMSLLASIEGVHDIKNLLVNDDVKNIIVDEEKVPAVSSVTFNIEVN from the coding sequence TTGTATAATGGTCAATCATTTAGTGTCTTAAATAATAGAACTTTAAATAACATAAATCTACCTCTTTATAAAGGTCAAGGATCTTCTCTTTATAATATAGTCTCTCCAATAAATTCAGAACTTGCACAGTTATATATAGAACTTTCTTATATACATAAGAGAGTTTTTATTCAAGATAATTTTGATGATTTTCTTGATAGAAGAGTTAATGAATTTGGAGTATACAGAAAGTTAGGCACAGAGGCAATAGGTGAGGTAACATTTGAGGGCAAAATGGGAACTCAAATACCAAATGGAACAATAATATCTCATAGTGATTTACTATTTGTAGTTATTAAAGATATTACGATAGATGAAGATAGTAAGTTAAATGTAAGTCCTATACAAGCTTTAGAGGTTGGTATTAAGTATAATTTATCAGCTAACACAGAATTTAAATTTATAGAAGAAATAAATGGAGTAACTAAAATTTATAATGAACTAGGCCTAAAGGGTGGAACAGAAATAGAAACAGATGAAGAGTTAAAAGAGAGGTTCTATAAAATACAGAAAAACCAAGCCACAAGTGGTAATAAAGCACATTACCAGTCTTGGGCCTTAGAAGTTGAAGGTGTTTATAACGCAAAAGTAATTCCTCGTTGGGATGGACCAGGTACAATTAAGATTCTAATTTATGGCCAAAATAATCAATCAGTTGATAACGAAGTTTTACAAAGATGTATTGAACATGTAAAAGAAGAAAAACCAATTGGCCCTACCGTTACAATTGTTACACCAAGTACTTTTGATATTACTATTAGTGCGACTTTAACACTTGAAAATGGATATGATATTGAATCCATAAAAGTTGTGTTTTTAGATATTATAAACTCTTATTTAATAGAAAATTCAAGAGAGATTATTTATATAAAAATAATGAGTTTATTAGCAAGCATAGAAGGTGTTCATGATATAAAAAATCTCCTTGTAAATGATGACGTTAAAAACATAATAGTTGATGAAGAAAAAGTTCCTGCTGTTTCAAGTGTTACATTTAATATAGAGGTAAATTAA
- a CDS encoding DUF2634 domain-containing protein, producing MTNTIFPFMGVPEDYISPDNEELPIFKEFAWDFDKDEKIIENGDFKIVERNEAIKVWIYKTIKTDKYVYLIYDWNYGTDIKNLIGQKYTKGLTESEAKRYIQEALLTNPYILEVNVVNTEFKDDNLSISLNIKTIYGEEEITFV from the coding sequence ATGACTAATACTATATTTCCTTTTATGGGTGTTCCAGAAGATTATATTTCTCCAGACAATGAAGAATTACCTATTTTTAAAGAATTTGCTTGGGATTTCGATAAAGATGAAAAGATAATTGAAAATGGAGACTTTAAAATAGTTGAAAGAAATGAAGCAATTAAAGTATGGATTTATAAAACAATAAAAACAGATAAGTATGTATATCTAATATATGATTGGAATTATGGAACAGATATAAAGAATCTAATAGGACAAAAGTATACTAAAGGTCTTACTGAAAGTGAGGCAAAAAGGTATATACAAGAAGCGCTATTAACTAATCCATATATATTAGAGGTTAATGTAGTAAATACAGAATTTAAAGATGATAATTTATCTATAAGTTTAAATATAAAAACAATTTATGGAGAGGAGGAAATTACTTTTGTATAA
- a CDS encoding DUF2577 domain-containing protein, translated as MADPINEFIGIMRKEGKFHNEPSFFIGKVKNKLPDLKIEINNLLLEKENLLIDSWILDRQIESFNTEINKEHKHNIKSPFIDTFEAGDMVIMFKINDKFAVISKLVDLND; from the coding sequence ATGGCAGATCCAATTAATGAATTTATAGGAATAATGAGGAAAGAAGGTAAATTTCATAATGAACCTTCTTTTTTTATTGGTAAAGTTAAAAATAAATTACCAGATTTAAAGATAGAGATAAATAATCTTTTATTGGAAAAAGAAAATCTTTTAATAGACAGCTGGATTCTTGATAGACAAATAGAATCTTTTAATACAGAAATAAATAAAGAGCACAAACATAACATAAAAAGTCCTTTCATAGATACTTTTGAAGCTGGAGATATGGTAATAATGTTTAAAATAAATGATAAATTTGCTGTTATAAGTAAGTTGGTGGACTTAAATGACTAA
- a CDS encoding NlpC/P60 family protein — translation MDKCTWSGDYRSPSRTLEFSIIQSASDINFRQIDIPVASTVCFYVNDKELFRGMIIDRSLDSSNNMIDFTAKDMGFLLLQSEVSYNFKDKLVEDIAKQVFVDNKFPLGNLPRTNVKYTKMFIGVTGYDTIMSVYTEASKTTKKKYMIESNLDKFNVIEKGVVTLNITFEEGFNLINTSFSESMENVKNKVLVVDQYGNKISERINDSIFKDVGVIMQKVIQQQENSTMDIESEFKGIEKTCSLKGYGDISCVTGRGVKVKDSYTKLIGLFYIDTDKHTWQNGDYQIELELNFENIMDEKSAGQDEQKEDGSEYTGGTEFPAEFTAYCPRKSEGGDKDCRGKKLEPSKKTCAAPMVGAYEKSYYTKDFLNKHPLMRYGDEIQLVTGVSSRDGTYKVNDNGPAIIIEKDGTYHIDILFGNVEEANNFGRRKGKIIIGGYAGNVTERAKTVIAEARKHLGKPYKWGGNGPSNFDCSGLMVYCFKKVNVNLPRTSSQQSKVGKKVEKNNLQTGDLVFFHNPVSHVGLYIGNGEFLHAPQKGDVVKISKLSNRKDFNTARRVL, via the coding sequence GTGGATAAATGTACTTGGTCTGGTGATTATAGATCACCATCAAGAACTTTGGAATTTTCTATAATTCAATCTGCAAGTGACATTAATTTTAGGCAAATAGATATTCCAGTAGCAAGTACAGTTTGTTTCTATGTCAATGATAAAGAACTTTTTAGAGGGATGATAATAGATAGATCTTTAGACTCAAGTAATAACATGATTGATTTCACTGCAAAAGATATGGGTTTTTTACTTTTACAAAGCGAAGTGTCATACAATTTTAAAGATAAACTAGTTGAAGATATTGCAAAACAGGTTTTTGTAGATAATAAATTTCCACTAGGCAATTTACCTAGAACCAACGTTAAATATACAAAAATGTTTATTGGTGTAACTGGCTATGATACTATAATGAGTGTTTATACAGAAGCAAGTAAAACAACCAAGAAAAAATATATGATAGAGTCTAATCTTGATAAATTTAATGTCATTGAAAAGGGTGTAGTTACTTTAAATATAACATTTGAAGAAGGTTTTAATCTTATTAATACTAGTTTTTCAGAGAGTATGGAGAATGTAAAAAATAAAGTACTAGTTGTTGATCAGTATGGTAATAAGATTAGTGAAAGGATAAATGACTCTATATTTAAAGATGTTGGGGTAATTATGCAAAAGGTAATACAACAACAAGAAAATAGTACCATGGATATAGAAAGTGAGTTTAAAGGAATCGAAAAGACTTGCTCTCTAAAAGGATATGGTGATATAAGTTGTGTAACTGGCAGAGGTGTAAAAGTAAAAGACTCATATACAAAACTTATAGGGCTCTTTTATATAGATACAGATAAACATACATGGCAAAATGGAGATTATCAAATTGAATTAGAACTTAATTTTGAGAATATAATGGATGAGAAATCTGCTGGTCAAGATGAACAAAAAGAAGATGGTTCAGAGTATACTGGAGGAACAGAATTCCCTGCTGAATTTACTGCTTATTGTCCTAGAAAATCTGAGGGCGGAGATAAAGATTGTAGAGGTAAAAAACTTGAACCATCTAAAAAAACATGTGCGGCTCCTATGGTTGGAGCATATGAAAAATCTTACTATACAAAAGATTTCTTAAACAAACATCCTCTTATGAGATATGGAGATGAAATACAATTAGTTACAGGTGTTTCAAGTCGAGATGGAACATATAAAGTAAATGATAATGGACCTGCAATAATTATAGAAAAGGATGGCACATACCATATAGATATTTTATTTGGGAATGTTGAAGAAGCTAATAACTTTGGAAGAAGAAAAGGAAAGATTATCATTGGTGGTTATGCTGGAAACGTGACAGAAAGAGCAAAAACTGTTATAGCTGAAGCAAGAAAACACCTTGGAAAGCCATACAAATGGGGTGGTAATGGACCAAGTAATTTTGACTGTTCTGGGCTTATGGTATATTGCTTTAAAAAAGTTAATGTCAATTTACCAAGAACATCTAGTCAACAATCTAAAGTCGGTAAAAAAGTAGAGAAAAACAATTTACAAACAGGAGACTTAGTATTTTTCCATAATCCAGTTAGTCATGTTGGTTTATATATAGGCAATGGAGAATTTTTACATGCTCCACAAAAAGGTGATGTAGTTAAAATAAGTAAGTTAAGTAATAGAAAAGATTTTAATACAGCTAGAAGAGTTTTATAA
- a CDS encoding LysM peptidoglycan-binding domain-containing protein — MEIWLRQANNTFRFPVIPSSFEINGNATINTSNILGVGDIAVFGGLGLKTIELSSFFPNQEYSFCNYNGFPKPYDCVNLIESWMREGYILRFIITETNINFECIIADFNYREQDYSRDVYFTLSLKEYRRIQISKVNINNDEKLSSEKNVPLTKGFDTKQKTHKVVEGDTLFKIAKKYYGNGDLWEKIYKANEDTIKDPSVIKNGWILIIP; from the coding sequence ATGGAAATATGGTTAAGACAAGCAAATAATACCTTTAGATTTCCTGTTATTCCATCCTCTTTTGAAATAAACGGAAATGCAACAATAAATACATCTAATATATTAGGGGTAGGAGATATTGCAGTATTTGGAGGGTTAGGGCTTAAAACTATAGAACTATCCTCTTTTTTCCCTAATCAAGAATATAGTTTCTGTAATTATAATGGATTTCCAAAACCATATGATTGTGTAAATTTAATAGAAAGTTGGATGAGAGAAGGATATATATTAAGATTTATCATTACAGAAACTAATATAAACTTTGAATGTATAATTGCAGATTTTAACTATAGAGAACAAGATTATTCAAGAGACGTTTATTTTACTTTAAGTCTAAAAGAATATAGAAGGATACAAATATCCAAAGTAAACATTAATAATGATGAAAAATTATCTTCTGAAAAGAATGTTCCACTGACAAAAGGATTTGATACTAAGCAAAAAACACATAAGGTTGTTGAAGGAGATACCCTTTTTAAGATAGCTAAAAAATATTATGGCAATGGAGATTTGTGGGAAAAGATTTATAAAGCAAATGAAGATACAATCAAAGATCCATCTGTAATAAAAAATGGTTGGATATTAATAATTCCTTAA
- a CDS encoding DUF5067 domain-containing protein — MNKKIPALAISVILSLSLVGCSTNDSKNGDSKPKQNTEEIKNHKIGEVVDLDGAKVSVKNVRKLESDSNVYAVEIEITNTGDTYLESDFLQNYILKTDDNTIGSAINNQELNGELLFDTIHPGDTLKGEIAFELTKDTKPKTIEIAYENVGKYTVFDL, encoded by the coding sequence ATGAATAAAAAAATACCAGCATTAGCAATATCGGTCATACTATCTTTAAGTTTAGTTGGATGCAGCACAAATGATTCAAAAAATGGAGATAGTAAACCTAAGCAAAATACAGAGGAAATTAAAAATCATAAAATAGGAGAAGTTGTTGATTTGGACGGAGCAAAGGTATCTGTTAAAAATGTTAGAAAACTAGAATCAGATAGTAATGTATATGCAGTTGAGATTGAAATCACCAATACAGGAGATACATATCTTGAAAGTGATTTCCTTCAAAACTACATACTAAAAACAGATGATAATACAATTGGAAGTGCAATAAATAATCAAGAATTAAATGGAGAATTATTATTTGACACAATACATCCAGGAGATACTTTAAAAGGCGAAATAGCATTTGAACTTACAAAAGATACAAAACCAAAAACAATTGAAATTGCTTATGAAAATGTAGGAAAATACACAGTATTTGATTTATAA
- a CDS encoding phage tail tape measure protein, producing the protein MSSNTKVLQAIIKMRDEASSTLRRVAANTRALHDSSSQASRSLNNVQSNLKSVGTSALKAGGLITAGVGGAFAAATKVGTEFESAMSQVKATFGNSLKPGDFEAMSKAARDAGKATTKTAADSANALQYMGLAGWDVQKSMHALMPVLNLSEAASMDLGLASDLVTDSMSSMCLEVDKVSKSGKVLAGAGLSEYLDKVANASTKSNTNIQQLMEAFNVAGGTFSNLKVPLSEATAIMGILANRGVKGTDAGHALNSIMINLTTGAGQAGKAMKKLGVSAFDNQGKFKGMSNVLKEVANKTKDMTDKQKNYYLAAIGGKTQLKTLQKLLDGVGNEYDGLKKKIDNSKGALKTMSDVMKDNTKGGLATLKSALEETGITIYYQLKPAIASVVDNLTKMTVWFNNLSEPIKRVITNVMLSVGAFGVLLLTIGAVSLIVSKAIGIFGFFAPIILRAKVAFRAFVIGMKPLSAVFLAVMGPIGWTITAVIALSVAFTVAYAKSEVFRNKVNSLVKSFTEFAKPIVNFCMPALKQLGEKFKELLSAFGPLFASILNLGSVIMKVLGPVLIGVIGFHIAKLVVVLSTLAIAFKAVVDTITGVLNGLASILNGIFDLIIGIVTGDSKKMINGVKQIFDGGTKIIKSIWKGFIDFVTAPIQAIADIADSLFKDKAKWLTDKWRDLRTTLENPIEATAKIATKTNINIPGSKAADAAGKSTPNTGGLKQTVANLKGSFSDFKTFIKPMTDSISQGVEYGKSKFTELQNKILNDVKPALKVLEDSGVNFKNKFKESITSIKDKFNELKDILAGNIKTNIDNLVKAFEPLKPHLDNLKECFDKVKKAITDFFTPAKQVGDTVDQVSQPMDNIKKSTDGIKLAFQNLGQALAPVKAWCQGFVPFLSQIGQQLLPAIGIAIAGVVGGIILAFIWFLNTLTAIITTVSGIINGIISFISGIVNVVMGLITGNADQTMDGLKQIFDGGVGIVKSIWNGLVDLVSGILEPVIDLADSLFKDKVKGVKEAWNKLKKFLHDPISGTIEIFKKGPSLQVGKGADAAGGPRGAFGINRVPRNDYLIRAHEGEKLLTKQEANQYKRNNSNGSLLIDKLADTIIVREEADIDKIVRKLNKKISIAKVGGVL; encoded by the coding sequence ATGAGTTCTAATACAAAAGTCCTACAAGCAATAATAAAAATGAGAGATGAAGCAAGTTCAACCTTAAGGAGAGTAGCAGCAAATACTAGAGCTCTGCATGATTCATCTTCCCAAGCATCAAGATCATTAAATAATGTCCAAAGTAATTTAAAAAGTGTTGGAACCAGTGCTTTAAAAGCAGGAGGTCTTATTACTGCTGGAGTTGGTGGTGCATTTGCAGCAGCAACTAAAGTTGGAACAGAATTTGAAAGTGCTATGTCTCAAGTTAAGGCTACATTTGGAAATTCTCTAAAACCAGGAGACTTTGAAGCAATGTCTAAGGCTGCTAGAGATGCTGGAAAAGCTACAACTAAAACTGCTGCTGATTCTGCTAATGCACTTCAGTATATGGGGCTTGCTGGATGGGATGTTCAAAAGTCAATGCATGCTTTAATGCCAGTACTTAATTTATCAGAGGCAGCCTCTATGGACCTTGGTCTAGCATCAGACTTAGTAACTGATAGTATGAGTTCTATGTGTTTAGAAGTTGATAAGGTCAGTAAAAGTGGCAAAGTACTAGCTGGTGCTGGATTAAGTGAGTATTTAGATAAGGTTGCAAATGCATCTACTAAATCAAATACAAACATACAACAGCTAATGGAAGCTTTTAATGTTGCAGGTGGTACATTTAGTAATTTAAAAGTTCCATTATCTGAGGCAACTGCTATCATGGGAATACTTGCAAACAGAGGAGTTAAGGGCACAGATGCAGGTCATGCTTTAAACTCAATCATGATAAATCTTACAACAGGTGCAGGGCAAGCAGGTAAAGCAATGAAAAAACTAGGTGTAAGTGCATTTGATAACCAAGGTAAATTTAAAGGTATGTCAAATGTGCTTAAAGAAGTTGCAAATAAAACAAAAGATATGACTGATAAACAGAAAAATTATTACTTAGCAGCCATAGGAGGAAAAACTCAATTAAAAACATTACAAAAGTTACTTGATGGGGTTGGAAATGAGTATGATGGCTTAAAGAAAAAAATAGATAATTCAAAGGGTGCCTTAAAAACAATGTCTGATGTAATGAAGGATAATACTAAGGGAGGACTTGCAACCTTAAAATCAGCCCTTGAAGAAACTGGAATTACTATTTACTACCAACTAAAGCCAGCAATAGCCTCTGTAGTTGATAATTTAACTAAAATGACTGTTTGGTTTAATAATCTAAGTGAACCAATAAAAAGAGTTATAACTAATGTAATGCTTTCGGTTGGAGCATTTGGAGTGCTTTTATTAACTATAGGTGCAGTATCTTTAATTGTTTCAAAGGCTATAGGTATATTTGGTTTCTTCGCTCCAATAATACTAAGAGCAAAAGTTGCTTTCAGAGCTTTTGTAATTGGTATGAAACCATTAAGTGCAGTATTTTTGGCTGTAATGGGTCCTATAGGATGGACTATAACAGCTGTAATTGCACTGTCAGTAGCATTTACTGTTGCTTATGCTAAATCTGAAGTATTTAGAAATAAGGTTAATTCATTAGTAAAATCATTTACAGAATTCGCAAAGCCTATAGTAAATTTTTGTATGCCTGCACTTAAACAATTAGGAGAGAAATTTAAAGAGTTGTTATCAGCATTTGGTCCACTGTTTGCATCTATCTTAAACTTAGGAAGTGTAATAATGAAGGTACTAGGACCTGTTTTAATTGGTGTAATAGGTTTTCATATAGCAAAGTTAGTTGTAGTTTTATCTACTCTAGCAATTGCATTCAAGGCCGTGGTTGATACTATAACTGGTGTACTAAATGGTCTAGCATCTATTTTAAATGGAATATTTGATTTAATTATAGGCATTGTCACAGGCGATAGTAAAAAGATGATAAATGGAGTTAAGCAAATATTTGATGGTGGAACTAAAATTATAAAATCAATTTGGAAAGGATTCATAGATTTTGTAACTGCTCCTATACAAGCTATAGCTGATATAGCTGACAGTTTATTCAAAGATAAAGCTAAATGGCTTACAGATAAGTGGAGGGATTTAAGAACAACATTAGAAAATCCAATAGAGGCAACTGCTAAAATTGCTACAAAGACAAATATAAATATCCCAGGAAGTAAAGCAGCAGATGCAGCTGGAAAATCAACTCCAAACACAGGAGGATTAAAACAAACAGTAGCAAATCTAAAGGGTTCATTTAGTGATTTTAAAACTTTTATTAAACCTATGACAGATTCTATAAGTCAAGGCGTTGAATATGGAAAATCTAAATTTACAGAGTTACAAAATAAAATATTAAATGATGTTAAACCTGCACTAAAGGTTCTAGAGGATTCTGGAGTAAATTTTAAGAATAAATTTAAGGAGTCAATAACTTCAATAAAAGATAAATTTAATGAATTAAAGGATATATTAGCTGGAAACATTAAGACAAATATAGATAATCTAGTAAAAGCATTTGAACCTTTAAAACCTCATTTAGATAATTTAAAAGAGTGTTTTGATAAAGTTAAAAAAGCAATTACTGACTTTTTTACCCCAGCCAAACAAGTTGGAGATACAGTAGACCAAGTAAGCCAACCAATGGACAATATTAAAAAGTCTACTGATGGTATAAAATTAGCATTTCAGAACTTAGGTCAAGCACTTGCTCCTGTTAAAGCTTGGTGCCAAGGGTTTGTGCCTTTCCTATCACAAATAGGACAGCAATTATTACCAGCTATAGGAATAGCAATAGCTGGTGTTGTTGGAGGAATAATTTTAGCATTTATATGGTTTTTAAATACATTAACTGCAATAATAACAACTGTTTCTGGAATTATAAACGGAATCATATCTTTTATATCTGGAATTGTAAATGTTGTGATGGGACTTATAACAGGAAATGCTGATCAAACTATGGATGGACTTAAGCAAATATTTGATGGCGGAGTAGGTATAGTAAAATCTATTTGGAATGGACTTGTTGATTTAGTTAGTGGGATACTTGAACCTGTAATAGATCTTGCTGATTCTCTTTTCAAGGATAAAGTTAAAGGTGTAAAAGAAGCTTGGAATAAACTAAAAAAATTCCTTCATGATCCAATATCAGGAACAATAGAAATATTTAAAAAAGGTCCTAGTTTACAAGTTGGAAAAGGTGCAGATGCTGCTGGCGGTCCAAGAGGTGCATTTGGTATAAACAGAGTTCCTAGAAATGATTATTTAATAAGAGCGCATGAAGGAGAGAAACTTTTAACCAAGCAGGAGGCCAATCAATATAAAAGAAATAATTCAAATGGTAGTTTATTAATTGATAAATTGGCAGATACAATAATTGTAAGAGAAGAGGCTGACATAGATAAAATAGTAAGAAAACTAAACAAAAAAATATCTATTGCAAAAGTTGGAGGCGTCCTGTAA
- a CDS encoding phage portal protein gives MNTVEKLLNMDAGKLKMPSSAFELYCKKLDDALEIECKAIDPERFDEIRMNSMDVNSGDVENINIYELKVNTILESCSIFSNMELVKKFSAITPKELVKKLLLSGEIDKLYEEVNKVNGIDAEGDKKRQKEKNKEIKN, from the coding sequence ATGAATACAGTAGAAAAATTATTAAATATGGATGCAGGTAAATTGAAAATGCCATCTAGCGCATTTGAATTATATTGTAAAAAACTAGATGATGCTTTAGAGATAGAGTGTAAGGCTATTGATCCAGAACGTTTTGATGAAATAAGAATGAACTCAATGGATGTTAATAGTGGAGATGTAGAAAACATTAATATATATGAACTTAAAGTAAACACAATATTAGAATCATGTTCTATATTTAGCAATATGGAATTAGTTAAAAAATTTAGTGCAATTACACCTAAAGAACTGGTTAAAAAGCTACTACTTAGCGGAGAAATAGATAAATTATATGAAGAAGTTAATAAAGTAAATGGAATAGATGCTGAGGGAGATAAAAAAAGACAGAAGGAAAAAAATAAAGAAATAAAAAACTAA
- a CDS encoding phage tail tube protein — MKAKIDAKRIISGTFGECWLDNKQLTSTKGMEAKVDIDKEEIKLCGQIMTTYKMIGATGKGSITLYKISTLFGEYVEKMLNEGKEFKVTIISKLQDPDSYGSERIALYGCMFDDLTLADWEAAKVGEIEVPFTFEGFEYLDKIKEK; from the coding sequence TTGAAAGCTAAAATAGATGCAAAAAGAATAATATCTGGTACTTTTGGAGAGTGTTGGCTAGATAATAAGCAACTTACATCAACAAAAGGGATGGAAGCCAAGGTTGATATAGATAAAGAAGAAATAAAATTATGTGGTCAAATAATGACCACATATAAAATGATTGGTGCAACTGGAAAAGGATCTATAACTCTTTATAAGATAAGTACCTTATTTGGCGAATATGTCGAAAAAATGTTAAATGAAGGTAAAGAGTTTAAAGTAACTATAATAAGTAAATTGCAAGATCCAGATTCATATGGTTCTGAAAGAATTGCACTTTATGGATGTATGTTTGATGATTTAACTTTAGCTGATTGGGAAGCTGCAAAAGTTGGAGAAATAGAAGTACCTTTTACATTTGAAGGCTTTGAATACTTAGATAAAATAAAAGAAAAATAG
- a CDS encoding phage tail sheath subtilisin-like domain-containing protein: MGLPEINISFIQAGKTFVKRSGGIVALILKDTKNIGLVEIKEIEDIPENYSAVNLDYIKMAMKGNVYPPNKILVYTLDTDELIDDALDFLETCEFNYLCMPEETEQDLPKIKTWINKMREDNKIKVKAITASNSADYEGIINFTATDIEVEGKKYTSNEFLPRIAGFIAGTPSTQSVTYAEIPEVTNIPKLTRVEANTRINNGELILIKESGAIVIARGVTSFTTTTDSKGDIFKKIKLVDTLDQIHNDIKKIIVKNYIGKTPNTYDNKCLLIVAIQLYLQELEKEGLIDEGPTVEINLDAQRAWLKENHIDVSNMEEQQIKECNTDTIVFLKAKIKLIDAMEDVYLDISM, translated from the coding sequence ATGGGTTTACCAGAAATTAATATTTCTTTTATCCAGGCAGGAAAAACTTTTGTTAAACGTTCTGGAGGTATTGTAGCACTTATTTTAAAAGATACAAAGAATATAGGGTTAGTTGAGATAAAAGAAATAGAGGATATTCCAGAAAATTATTCTGCTGTTAATTTAGATTATATAAAAATGGCTATGAAGGGAAATGTGTATCCTCCAAATAAAATATTAGTTTATACATTAGATACAGATGAATTAATAGATGATGCTTTAGATTTTCTTGAAACTTGCGAGTTTAATTATCTTTGTATGCCAGAAGAGACAGAACAGGATTTACCTAAAATCAAAACATGGATTAATAAGATGAGAGAAGATAATAAAATAAAGGTTAAAGCTATTACTGCAAGTAATTCAGCAGATTATGAAGGTATAATAAACTTTACAGCAACTGACATTGAAGTAGAAGGTAAAAAATACACTTCAAATGAATTTCTACCAAGAATAGCAGGTTTTATTGCAGGAACTCCATCAACTCAATCTGTAACATATGCAGAAATACCAGAAGTTACTAATATACCTAAATTAACAAGAGTTGAAGCTAATACAAGGATAAATAATGGAGAGTTAATTTTGATAAAAGAAAGTGGAGCTATAGTAATCGCTAGAGGAGTTACATCCTTTACAACAACTACTGATTCAAAAGGTGATATATTCAAAAAGATTAAGCTAGTTGATACACTAGATCAAATCCACAATGATATTAAAAAGATAATTGTAAAAAATTATATAGGAAAAACTCCTAACACTTATGATAATAAGTGTTTACTTATTGTTGCAATACAATTATATCTTCAAGAATTAGAAAAAGAAGGTTTAATTGATGAAGGTCCAACTGTAGAAATTAATTTAGATGCTCAAAGAGCATGGTTAAAAGAAAATCATATTGATGTATCTAATATGGAAGAACAACAAATAAAAGAATGTAACACAGATACAATTGTATTTTTAAAAGCAAAAATTAAATTAATAGATGCAATGGAAGATGTATATTTAGACATCTCTATGTAG